From a single Paraburkholderia sp. D15 genomic region:
- the lpxK gene encoding tetraacyldisaccharide 4'-kinase, protein MSDFNDRIEARLAREWQQRGPLAWTLTPFACVFGAIAAARRAAFSFGWLKSVRIGVPVVVVGNVTVGGTGKTPTVIALVEALRAAGFKPGVVSRGYGARVKAPTPVTAGSAASVGGDEPLLIARRTGAPVWVCPDRVAAAQALCAAHRDVDVIVSDDGLQHYRLARDAELVVFDHRLGGNGFLLPAGPLREPLSRRRDATLVNDPYARTLPAWPNTFALQLAPADAWHLDNPALRRPLAQFGGERVLAAAGIGAPERFFATLRAAGLTPATRALPDHYAFERNPFADVDADAILITEKDAVKLGSWHDARIWVVPVEAALDHRLIALVVEKVRGRSPA, encoded by the coding sequence ATGAGCGATTTCAACGACCGTATCGAAGCCCGCCTTGCCCGCGAATGGCAGCAGCGCGGCCCGCTCGCGTGGACGCTGACGCCGTTCGCGTGCGTGTTCGGCGCCATCGCCGCCGCGCGCCGCGCCGCGTTTTCGTTCGGCTGGCTCAAATCGGTGCGCATCGGCGTGCCGGTGGTGGTGGTCGGCAACGTGACCGTCGGCGGCACCGGCAAGACGCCGACCGTGATCGCGCTGGTCGAGGCATTGCGCGCCGCGGGCTTCAAGCCGGGCGTGGTGTCGCGCGGCTACGGCGCACGCGTGAAGGCGCCGACGCCGGTCACGGCCGGCTCCGCGGCGAGCGTCGGGGGCGACGAACCTTTGCTGATCGCGCGCCGCACCGGCGCGCCGGTGTGGGTGTGTCCCGACCGCGTCGCGGCCGCGCAGGCGCTGTGCGCCGCGCATCGCGACGTCGACGTGATCGTCAGCGACGACGGCCTGCAGCATTACCGGCTCGCACGCGACGCCGAACTGGTGGTATTCGATCACCGGCTCGGCGGCAACGGCTTCCTGCTGCCGGCCGGACCGCTGCGCGAACCGCTGTCGCGCCGCCGCGATGCGACGCTGGTCAACGATCCGTACGCGCGCACGTTACCCGCGTGGCCGAATACCTTCGCGCTGCAACTCGCGCCCGCCGACGCCTGGCATCTCGACAATCCCGCGCTGCGCCGTCCGCTCGCGCAATTCGGCGGCGAGCGCGTGCTGGCCGCCGCCGGCATCGGCGCGCCCGAGCGTTTTTTCGCGACGCTGCGCGCCGCCGGCCTCACACCGGCCACCCGCGCGCTGCCCGATCACTACGCGTTCGAGCGCAATCCCTTCGCCGACGTCGACGCCGACGCGATCCTGATAACCGAAAAGGATGCGGTAAAATTAGGGTCCTGGCACGATGCGCGCATCTGGGTTGTCCCGGTCGAAGCCGCGCTCGATCATCGCCTCATTGCATTAGTTGTGGAGAAAGTCCGTGGACGCTCGCCTGCTTGA
- a CDS encoding Trm112 family protein: MDARLLEILVCPICKGPLSYDRAAQELICNADKLAYPIRDGIPVMLVDEARQTVEGTPVDLNPGSVA, translated from the coding sequence GTGGACGCTCGCCTGCTTGAAATTCTCGTCTGCCCGATCTGCAAGGGCCCGCTCAGCTACGACCGCGCCGCGCAGGAGCTGATCTGCAACGCGGACAAGCTGGCCTATCCGATCCGCGACGGCATTCCCGTCATGCTGGTCGATGAAGCGCGGCAGACCGTGGAAGGTACGCCGGTCGATCTGAATCCGGGTTCGGTCGCCTAA
- the kdsB gene encoding 3-deoxy-manno-octulosonate cytidylyltransferase, whose product MSQANATTPAFIAVVPARLASTRLPNKPLADIGGKPMVVRVAERARESGAQQVLIASDAQAVLDAAREHGFDAVLTRADHPSGTDRLAEVAAQFGWGDDTIVVNVQGDEPLIDPELVCGVASHLAASEGCAIATAAHPIVDADEIFNPNVVKVVLDARGVALYFSRAPIPWARDAYQPHWPDVASMPTPPAPAVVYRHIGLYAYRAQFLRTYPTLAISPIEQVEALEQLRAMWHGERIAVKITHNAPLPGVDTPADLARVQALFGS is encoded by the coding sequence ATGTCCCAAGCCAACGCCACTACTCCTGCATTCATCGCCGTCGTGCCGGCCCGGCTCGCGTCGACACGTCTGCCCAACAAGCCGCTCGCCGACATCGGCGGCAAGCCGATGGTCGTGCGGGTCGCCGAACGCGCGCGCGAATCGGGCGCGCAGCAGGTGCTGATCGCATCGGACGCGCAAGCGGTGCTCGACGCGGCCCGCGAGCATGGCTTCGACGCGGTGCTGACGCGCGCCGATCATCCGTCGGGCACGGACCGTCTCGCGGAAGTCGCCGCGCAGTTCGGCTGGGGTGACGACACGATCGTGGTCAACGTGCAGGGCGACGAACCGCTGATCGACCCCGAACTCGTGTGCGGCGTGGCGTCGCACCTCGCGGCAAGCGAGGGCTGCGCGATCGCCACCGCCGCGCATCCCATCGTCGACGCCGACGAAATCTTCAATCCGAACGTCGTCAAGGTCGTGCTCGACGCACGCGGCGTCGCGCTGTACTTCTCGCGCGCGCCGATTCCCTGGGCGCGCGACGCGTACCAGCCGCACTGGCCGGACGTGGCGTCCATGCCCACACCGCCGGCCCCCGCCGTGGTCTACCGGCACATCGGTCTGTACGCCTATCGCGCGCAATTCCTGCGCACGTACCCCACGCTCGCGATCTCGCCGATCGAGCAGGTCGAAGCGCTCGAACAACTCCGTGCGATGTGGCACGGCGAGCGCATCGCGGTGAAGATCACGCACAACGCACCGCTGCCCGGCGTCGACACACCTGCCGATCTCGCACGCGTACAGGCTTTATTCGGGTCTTGA